Part of the Syntrophorhabdaceae bacterium genome is shown below.
CTCTTTTTTGTCTGCCTGAGATCGTTCTGCGGTCGATCGGAGCGAAGACAATGCAAACCCGCCCCAGGGGTATTAAATTCAGCCAGATATAAATGCTGTTTCAAGGAGGTTTGTTATGCCCGATCGTTTTTCCCTAAGGTCACTCAGGCTGTGGGTGATTGCCACCTTCCTGGTTGCCGCGATCTCCTTGCCCCCCGCGGGTAATTTCGCCTTATCCGCCGATCTGACCACCTCTATCGTGGAAGTGGCGAAGGCCGCCATTCCCGCGGTCGTCCACATCGAGGTTACGGAGCGTCAGTCGGCGAGAAATCCGATGCTTCCCTTCGAAAACGATCCTTTTCTTCGCCGTTTTTTTGGCGTGCCCAGAATGCCCAAGAAATTCAAACAGGAAGTGGTGGGGCTCGGGACGGGAATGGTCATGGATACGAGGGGGTATATCCTCACTAATTATCACGTAGTGGGAGGGGCGACCAAGATCGAGGTGGTCCTCTCCACGGGCCGGCGATATCAGGCAAAGGTGGTAGGCACTGATCCGAAGACGGACCTCGCAATCATCCGGATCCCCACCGAAGAGCGCCTCCCGGTGTTAAAATTCGGCGACTCCGATAAAATGCAGGTCGGTCAATGGGTCGTGGCCATAGGGGCGCCGAGAGGCCTCGACCAGACCGTGACCCAGGGCATTATCAGCGCGAAACATCGGACGGGCATCACCGACCCGAGC
Proteins encoded:
- a CDS encoding trypsin-like peptidase domain-containing protein, which translates into the protein MPDRFSLRSLRLWVIATFLVAAISLPPAGNFALSADLTTSIVEVAKAAIPAVVHIEVTERQSARNPMLPFENDPFLRRFFGVPRMPKKFKQEVVGLGTGMVMDTRGYILTNYHVVGGATKIEVVLSTGRRYQAKVVGTDPKTDLAIIRIPTEERLPVLKFGDSDKMQVGQWVVAIGAPRGLDQTVTQGIISAKHRTGITDPSGYQDFIQTDAPINPGNSGGPLLNLQGEVIGVNSVIASASGGFEGIGFSIPSNIALHIGKTLIAEGKVIRGWLGISVEDVSW